A genomic window from bacterium includes:
- the tuf gene encoding elongation factor Tu, with the protein MAKAKFERTKPHVNIGTIGHVDHGKTTLTAAITQVLSLKGLAQAKKFEDIDNAPEEKARGVTINVHHAEYETEKRHYAHVDCPGHADYIKNMVTGAAQMDGAILVVSAADGPMPQTREHVLLARQVNVPALVVFLNKVDQVDDPELLELVEVEVRDLLTKYNFPGDEIPVIRGSALEALSAPTDAKKTECITQLMEAVDGYIPEPVRATDKPFLMPVEDVFSITGRGTVGTGRIERGVVKVGQEVEIVGLGAHKKTVVTGVEMFRKLLDDGQAGDNVGLLMRGVDKEEIERGMVVVTPGSIKPHMKFEAQVYVLSKEEGGRHTPFFNGYRPQFFFRTTDVTGSIKMPEGVEMVMPGDNIVMTVELITDVAMDEGLRFAIREGGRTVGAGAVTKILE; encoded by the coding sequence ATGGCTAAGGCCAAGTTTGAGCGCACCAAGCCCCACGTGAACATCGGAACGATCGGCCACGTGGATCACGGCAAGACCACGCTCACGGCGGCGATCACCCAGGTGCTGTCCCTGAAAGGACTCGCCCAGGCGAAGAAATTCGAAGACATTGACAACGCGCCTGAAGAGAAGGCACGCGGGGTCACGATCAACGTCCACCACGCCGAATACGAGACCGAGAAGCGCCACTACGCGCACGTGGACTGTCCCGGCCACGCCGACTACATCAAGAATATGGTCACCGGCGCAGCTCAGATGGACGGCGCGATTTTGGTGGTGTCGGCGGCCGACGGTCCCATGCCCCAGACGCGCGAGCACGTGCTCTTGGCCCGTCAAGTAAACGTACCGGCGCTGGTCGTCTTCCTGAACAAGGTGGATCAGGTGGATGATCCGGAACTTTTGGAGCTAGTGGAAGTCGAGGTTCGCGACCTGCTGACCAAGTACAATTTCCCCGGCGACGAGATTCCCGTCATCCGTGGTTCGGCATTGGAAGCCTTGTCGGCTCCGACCGACGCCAAGAAAACGGAATGCATCACCCAGCTCATGGAAGCGGTGGATGGTTACATTCCCGAGCCGGTGCGGGCGACCGACAAGCCGTTTTTGATGCCGGTCGAGGACGTATTCTCGATCACCGGCCGCGGCACGGTGGGCACCGGTCGTATTGAACGGGGCGTCGTGAAGGTCGGACAGGAAGTGGAGATCGTCGGACTGGGCGCTCACAAGAAGACCGTGGTGACCGGAGTGGAGATGTTCCGCAAGCTGCTTGACGACGGTCAGGCCGGCGACAATGTGGGTCTCCTGATGCGCGGCGTGGACAAGGAGGAAATCGAACGCGGCATGGTGGTGGTGACTCCGGGTTCGATCAAGCCTCACATGAAGTTCGAAGCTCAGGTGTACGTTTTGTCCAAGGAAGAGGGCGGACGCCATACTCCGTTTTTCAACGGCTATCGTCCGCAGTTCTTCTTCCGTACGACCGACGTGACCGGTTCGATCAAGATGCCGGAAGGCGTGGAAATGGTCATGCCCGGCGATAACATCGTCATGACCGTGGAATTGATTACCGACGTGGCGATGGACGAAGGACTGCGCTTCGCGATTCGCGAAGGCGGCCGCACGGTCGGCGCCGGCGCCGTTACGAAAATTCTCGAGTAG
- the secE gene encoding preprotein translocase subunit SecE, whose amino-acid sequence MFKKLINYLSLVRAEMAKVTWPTRSEMMESARIILVLSFVIAAAVFAVDRLLSLALEFIL is encoded by the coding sequence ATGTTCAAGAAGTTGATCAATTACCTTAGCCTGGTTCGCGCGGAAATGGCCAAAGTGACGTGGCCGACCCGAAGCGAGATGATGGAATCAGCGCGCATTATCCTGGTTCTGTCGTTTGTGATTGCGGCGGCCGTATTTGCGGTGGACCGGCTGCTGTCTCTGGCTCTGGAGTTCATTCTGTAG